Within Wyeomyia smithii strain HCP4-BCI-WySm-NY-G18 chromosome 2, ASM2978416v1, whole genome shotgun sequence, the genomic segment GGTTTCAACAAATCTGAACTTGTAGACGATGAGTGTGACAAAACACCGCCCAGGACTCGAATGCGAAGCCTTAagctaaaaaataaatataaccaacATAAGGAAAAAGTGAGCAGTAATAACgatgaaaaaataagaaaactagACGAAGAGAACAAAAAAATTCGAGAATTTTTTACGATGAAATGTGATATATGTTTGGAAACATTTGTTACATTTGATAGATTACAACGACACACTAGAAAACAGCACAATTCTCGCGGAAGCATCAAATGTTGTAATCGCGTCTTCTATAAAAAATGTAGAATTATCGATCACATCAATTTTCATTTGAACCCTGGACGGTTCCACTGCGACATCTGTAACAAAAATTACAACGATAAATACTATTTAGATCTGCATAACCAAAAGAAGCACAATACGGAAATAGAAAAACCATTTAAATGCGATAAATGCGGTCAAAATTTCGTCAGAGAATACCTCCTGAAGGCTCACGCAACAACGCACGTCCAAGCGGAATGTGTCATTTGTCACAAGATCCTCGCAAACGCATCTACTTTGCGCACTCACATATTAAATATGCACAGTGACGATTCGAAGCATATCTGTGATAGTTGTGGCCAAGAATTTCGTACCAAATTGGCCATGGAACGGCACATCAAAATTCATTTAGGAATAAATCCGATCGAGCGAATCCAGTGCCACATTTGTAGTAAATGGGTCAATGGAAAACCTAACTTAAAATTGCACATTAAAACGGTACACAATGAAGAGAATCAGGCCGTTGCTTGTGATATTTGTCAGCAGGTTTCTCCAAATCTACGTGCACTAAGCAGTCACAAACGGCGAGTGCATGTAGAGGAAAAGTTCGAATGTGAATTTTGTGGGAAAAAATTTAAACGGAAAATTTATCTAAAGGAGCATCGCGCATCGCACACAGGCGAGACCCTTTACTCGTGTAATATATGTGGTATGACCACAAATTCTAATGCTAATCTATACTCGCacaaaaaaagtaaacatcCGGATGAATGGAGGGAGGCAAAAAAGAAAGCTCTAGCAGCCGCATATGGATGATGAAGTACGTTAATGTTGTTGAAAGATTTtctatcaaaattttcaaaaattctaaaTTATTACAAACCAGTCGTATGTTCCTTACCATAAAAAAGGTTGCCTATTTCGCATTTATTCACTTTTATTTAAGTCAGTGATTTTAAGGCCAACACTTTTTTGCTGCATGTCCACGATATTTGTCTTTATATTTTAATCCTGTCACCACAGTAGAACTTTTTGGAAATGCTGATTTTCCTCCAAACATGGTGTCAGTTTCCGGATGAAATCTGATGTACTCATGTTGAATAAAAAGGTTTTCTGGCAAATCAACCGTTTTTAGCGCTTCCAGTGGCAACGTTGTATCAACTGGTTTTTGGTAGAAAGCTACAGTATCATCTGAAATTAGTGAAAGGTATTGTTTGCGGTATTGTGTTACCAAAGCTATGTTCAAAAATACCAATGGACGTAATTTCGTGTAGCTGGGAATTCGGAACAGCATGCTTGAAGGCTCTTTGGCATGCAGagagaaatgtaaatttttcttCAACATTACTAAATTTTTCCTTCAAATTTGTCTTATTCAAAGCCTTTGCTAGTTCAAGTACTTTTACTTGAACATCGTCTGGAGGAGAATATGGTTTCACAGGTCGAAGGTATCTATTTCATAAGAGACAAATGGTCAACTGGTTTTATATCTGAAACGGAAACTTACCCTCTGCTCGCTAATGACTGACCGACAGCGTCGACACTTTTTCCAGACGTGATAGCTTCTTCCTGTGCAGCCACTTCCATTCGCATTTGTAAAGCTTTAGCTTCGTTTCTAGCTTTGTTTGAGATGTCAACTTTTTTAAAAGGCTTCACGCGATTGGCACTAGCATAGTGTCGTAACGCCTCATGTTCCTAAAAGTTTAATCCAAATTAAATCATTCAGTAATTTAGGATACATTTTTTCCGATAGAGTTATAGATAAAAATTGAAATGGCAAATAACAAATCTCTTACAATTCTAACAGTTATAAACCTTAACACTTCACAGGATGAAGGATTCCGAATAACAGCAAACATTTTGAGCTATCACACTTGGATTTAAATGAAAAGTAAGGATTAATTTTCAAATATGtacatttcaatacaaaaacgtgatatagaatttttttttctctcggtTTCGTTTGGCTCAGACCGTCAGATctagcaatgggcaagatcgatccgatttttgcaaaatcgatctttttaggtcgattcatcgattttttgaatcgatttctttgcgcgcgatcttctactgaatcgatcctttggatggcaagatcgttttttttcgcctaaaaaataaatgtgtgcaaaacggattcaagacaatagtgattgcatttattgttgctaacgtaatctgcggccgaattccgagaacactgttttttgaagagaagaaaatttctttattgatagtatacaattttttttcttatctccaaagaagtgtgtgctcggaactcggacactgatctgaaaaaggtgtaaattttttaccgggatgacCATAGTTTAAAAATGGACTAAAGTTCAgtagacatgaaaccgagaaaaacgcatttcaaatgtttttgttggttcaaacaattgtcaacgtccatgacaacttttttcatgagtatttcaccacccccacaaggttccagaatatccagatttccacgaacggtaatggcacgctgcccattttgacgtttcctgtaggtcagggaagctggataaccttgtcgtcgagttgaaaaagaacaatccgcagccaaattaagtccctccagtatttttaacgcagtaaccatttttttgcctttttaaacgcgacatcaatagacaaacccgtatgaaatttggctaatacgcatgcgttgtgaaatatatcaaggattaggggtgggtgaaacggctcttttgcaagagcggttctgaactgactcatggttcacaatgattcacgagcgttgacagttcgtgttgtctcggtaaacttcgggttcgcgcgaaccaaacagttctgctgcgcccaaagaaccgtggttctttttcgtgagccgttcgttctttcgctcttttctaagaaccggttcatatgaacggctcgtgagccgttcgcccatccctagcaaggatgaaaagaacgacgagacaagtttgcacctcgaactgaatataaattgCCGACCACAAGACCgcctcgaaagtttgacatatatgtattgtatacaatcattactaactgattggtgtatattggggtggcaatggactttgacagtttaatttagaagtagtgttcaatgtttagccctcacgaacagttagcaaaatttcgatttttcggataacacCCGACttcgacgttttatacatttctaattacccgttcacatgatgtaatattgctcatcttgatttcaaatcccatactccaaactttccgtgaaaactagatgtatgtatgtttcaagatacgcgatatcacgtgatatctgctatagcGTGAAaaaggcataagacatttggcacaaaaaaaactattacaaactgtgcttttcttcagaggtcgagaaagtgaaatttagaccaaatactcctgaattccgattgagctgaaattttgcattgcattggatattgaatttaccgttttggatattagccaacattatttcacATTTGCTACCTCaaactatttttcaactatgagtagcggggtactcgttaactcatatattgcaaaagttgaattaaatgttcgtgtatatgccgtgctgcATTCTGTTCAGCATGGTGTTGCGCTcgccattttgtttatttgagtttgtgctgcggatgttccgatttttttattaattgggttgttcagctatatcagttttttctatcatctgaaagatctgaattttctaagtaaaacgtgatttaaaaaaaattctatcattgtccttcgctttttaaatcccGATTTGAACTAGCTAATCAACCCAATTATACAtgtttggattgctcttagtgcatcctaaacaatagaccatttcacgaactgataggtgtcacggatcctgctgatgttgatgatgcTTCCACGTGCATTATGAcagcggttccaaactttctgtcaaaattttgttcatgaatcaagttcacaaacgtctcgtgaaatggtctatgggatgagcgacaacgaaaactcttagtagaaaaaaaccgccaaaagagtacacgcggtaaaagaagatggcaataaactaaaaaagccgtatcgttagtagatgttgtgaacgaaaactcgttgaacatgattgataaaccagaaaacatgattgataaaccagaacaaaacaaaatctccacaaatatagccaaaaaaggtcgtaaaaagcttataccaaacaaaaatcgattttttgttaaatcgatttttcgggctcgatttttttatgaatcgattttattaattttgattaatcgatgcaggagaatcgattttttttcgaagatcgcccattgctacaGATCCATAAAGCCAAGTGTTGTGGATATTAGGTGTGTTGGCAATTTAATTGTTTGGTGCACGAGCAAATGTCGAATTTCTCATGTTGTGCATTGAGTGTTAAAGTTGCAACAAGTCTCATTGGAAATTGATATTGTGGCGTcagcactaaattaaagttcggaagtcagacttccgacttccgaacttttttccgactttacaaacacatagaacaactgcgtgttcacacaacatgaactgcggaatgatttcaatgtatttgtttttataaaccggactgacagcgcagtggcggctgagatggttgcagtgttgcgagaacaccaaaaataaacatcggaagtgagcctgactgccagtttatcggcgacattttaataatttttatttaaatgtacAATATGTAGGTGGCAATCCCTTTTTTTTAACTGTCTCAAacattcttttttattttgcttaggTATTCAGTAAGTGCTTTATAatcttgtgtttttttcttatttaataTTTGGTGTAGTGGAATATTATTCTTTAATTGACTGTatttatttctaatttctaatatgGTTCTAAACTGGGCAGTTGTATAAAAGGTggtacacacttaaaactggatctcgagctcgacaaaaaaacatccgagttcactcggcaactttggattcaaccggtgtttcagcaaaaaaatgccggttgccgacagttgtcagatcattttgccgagacttcgtccaaaaaactaagcttgacgaatctcgtctctattttttgccgaatttatcgttaaacactgttgatgccgaggtcagcaaaaacattactggtatctcggcacaaattttactcgttgccgtgtttcggcaatacagctgtcattctcatgaacgagttgccgccatttttcttagtgaaaatttatgcgtgttacgggtgagcaaacaggaatcggatacaagtttggctgaaatttgtgcaaattacaagtgtttacaatccagtagccgaaaaaaatgtagtacagtttggggggaagtggctggaactcaaaaagtgtagtttcaaatcgtgtgaatacaatattgtatttgttttagggataggcattagacgtaatttcagattagatgtttagctcaatgccctactggcgagcaagataaagataagtattcaagatttagtataaataaatttctttacttactaaaactcatcgagcttataatttatcttttgaaagaacTTTGCTTACCTGATTCATAGCAAAACTATtttctgcgattggattccactgaaaaaacggctctttactgtgccgaacattcagcttatataaccgaaaggtcgttggactggtttgccgcttctcgGTTGGATTTGCCGAGAGTACAGTCAATtgtgtaccgcgattctcggcataaaatgacatctgtcaaatattggttttccgagattctcggcaaaagagattcagccgagatggttgccgagcactcggctgtccaaatctcggcacaaacaatgccgagattcggcgaaattttttaagtgtgtaaatGTTTTCTGTCAGACTACATTTCTCGCATTTATCATTTATTATTGATTTCCATTGAAATAGTCTGTCCTTAGTAGCTGTGTGTTCGGTCCTTATTCTTCCCATAGTTATAGTTTCTCTTCCATTTAAGTTCATTTTTCTGGACCATGGCTTTTTAGATATTTGTTTCGCGTGTTCGTAATGAAATTTACCCTTTTCCTCTGACTTAAATGTGTACTGTTCCTGCCACATCCTCAGGATTTCGTTTTCGAATATCTTCAGTGTATCATCTTTTGTAAAGTTGTAATCTTCTATTTCGTCTTTTGTAGTTCCCAATTTAGCTGCAGTGTCTGCGTTTTCGTTTCCCATTATATTTATGTGACCCGGTATCCATTGTATGTGAACAGTTGTAAAATTTGATTGGATTATGATATTTAGTAATTCATTGATTAGATTATTGTCTGTTTGGAAGGGATTCAACAACAATGTACAGGCACTTTTTGAATCAGTGAATATAActatttttctcaaattttttgaTGATGcatattttaatgcttccacTATGGCGACAATTTCGGCATTCATTATAGTGAAACCTGTTTTCAGTTTACCACTATGTGAAAGTTCTTCTTGGGGGTCATAATAACCAAATCCAACGTTTGTGTCTATGATTGATCCATCTGTATATAATTGgtaccagtttttatactcgttttttattatttctttgaCTATGACTCTTTGTGTGCTCAACGGTAAATTCTTCTTTTTTAAATCTGTGATTTTATCTTTAACCTGTAGTTTATTTTTAAGTTGTGCTAAATTAGGATGATTCTCTACCTTTCTTGTCATTTGAATAAAATGAAAGTTGTAAAGCGAAGctactttttctaaaaatgaacAATGTTTTGGGAGATAATTCACGCTTATTACTTCggttaaactattttaaattagATTATTGTTTTTATGGTATAATGTTTTAGTTGTCTCTCTCAAGGCTAAATGTTCTGCCCGTAATTTAAGTGGTATTTCTCCTGCTTCTTGTAACACAGCTTGATTAGGTGTTGATCTTAGTAGTCTTAGGGATGTACGTAAAGTTAATAGATGTGCTGCttctaattttttaaatgttgtGTTCGCAGCCGCTGCTGTAATTGTGATACCGTCGTCTAAATGTGGTCTAACAATGGCCTTAGCTATTCTTAATAGTTGTTCCGGATGGGCGCCTACTTTTTTATTACCGATCATTttaattatgtttatttttttcttcgcttTTATTACCGCCTTTTCTATGTGTATTTTATATGATAATTTTGAGCCGAGGTGTATTCCCAGTATTTTATGGTTTTCTTTTATTGCTATGGGTGTGTTATTAATCTTTAATTGTATTGTTGGATTGAATTTATTGACAAATATTATCGCTGCTGATTTTTCTGGGTTTAATTCCATGCCTATTTCTTTGAATTTAGTAGATAGTTTTGAGAGAAATCTGTTCATTCTACTAGCGGCTATCGTAGCATTATATCCTGTTACTATGGTCGTGAAGTCATCCGCAAATTGGATAAGGATTTCCTCGTCCTTTGCGACTTCGTGCACGATCTTAGTGTAAATGTTAAATAGTATCGGGGATAAGGGACAACCTTGTGGTAAACCTTTGTTTGTTACAGAAACTATTTCGGTGCCATCATTCAATATTAAAGTCGTTTGTCGGTGTTTTAGGTATAAGTGGATCCAGTTTATTATTTCTACTggaactttttctgtaattagTGTTTGTATAAGAATGTCTATATTGACATTGTCGAAAGCTTTTGTTAAATCCAAGAAAGTAGCTATCAGGATATCGCCCTCTCGCTTCGCCTGAGTTACTAGTGATATTACTGTGTTAACACAGTTAATTGCAGAtgtattttttcgaaaaccgaatgAGTTGGACGGAATTATATTGTTTTGATCAAGATAATTTGATAATCTGTTTTTGAAGACACAGttaattaattttaataatATACAAAGCATTGAGAGAGGTCTGTAAGAGCTTGGCAAATTCATATCTTTACCTGGTTTGAAAAGAGGTATTAATTTACTTTGTCTCCATTTTGGGAGAATTTCACCGGTTTTAATTGTTTCGTTCAAAAGGTCAGTAAttctaatttttaaatttaagtttaATCGTTTAAACATGTAAAATGAAAAGTTATCTAGTCCTGGTGTAGAGTGGTCTTTGTTTGAATTTATAATATCATTGATTTCTGAGATCGAGATTTTAATtatattgtttgtttgtgtgggtgtgtatgttAGTTCATTTGTTATCGTCGGAAAGTTTAGG encodes:
- the LOC129724961 gene encoding transcription factor grauzone-like isoform X2, whose translation is MESNGTSIKDVELSVKLNVVFNFEFTNCDVLPQSVCVECLSKVSDYYNFHEMVRSNQKQINFSAEIVGSPLLMDIKTDIMVVASAIEDNQNLIHKPYLDLYQDTEKDPDEEAIGFNKSELVDDECDKTPPRTRMRSLKLKNKYNQHKEKVSSNNDEKIRKLDEENKKIREFFTMKCDICLETFVTFDRLQRHTRKQHNSRGSIKCCNRVFYKKCRIIDHINFHLNPGRFHCDICNKNYNDKYYLDLHNQKKHNTEIEKPFKCDKCGQNFVREYLLKAHATTHVQAECVICHKILANASTLRTHILNMHSDDSKHICDSCGQEFRTKLAMERHIKIHLGINPIERIQCHICSKWVNGKPNLKLHIKTVHNEENQAVACDICQQVSPNLRALSSHKRRVHVEEKFECEFCGKKFKRKIYLKEHRASHTGETLYSCNICGMTTNSNANLYSHKKSKHPDEWREAKKKALAAAYG
- the LOC129724961 gene encoding transcription factor grauzone-like isoform X1, which produces MEQDTKLCRLCLGSTMESNGTSIKDVELSVKLNVVFNFEFTNCDVLPQSVCVECLSKVSDYYNFHEMVRSNQKQINFSAEIVGSPLLMDIKTDIMVVASAIEDNQNLIHKPYLDLYQDTEKDPDEEAIGFNKSELVDDECDKTPPRTRMRSLKLKNKYNQHKEKVSSNNDEKIRKLDEENKKIREFFTMKCDICLETFVTFDRLQRHTRKQHNSRGSIKCCNRVFYKKCRIIDHINFHLNPGRFHCDICNKNYNDKYYLDLHNQKKHNTEIEKPFKCDKCGQNFVREYLLKAHATTHVQAECVICHKILANASTLRTHILNMHSDDSKHICDSCGQEFRTKLAMERHIKIHLGINPIERIQCHICSKWVNGKPNLKLHIKTVHNEENQAVACDICQQVSPNLRALSSHKRRVHVEEKFECEFCGKKFKRKIYLKEHRASHTGETLYSCNICGMTTNSNANLYSHKKSKHPDEWREAKKKALAAAYG
- the LOC129724962 gene encoding uncharacterized protein LOC129724962 is translated as MFAVIRNPSSCEVLRFITVRIEHEALRHYASANRVKPFKKVDISNKARNEAKALQMRMEVAAQEEAITSGKSVDAVGQSLASRGYLRPVKPYSPPDDVQVKVLELAKALNKTNLKEKFSNVEEKFTFLSACQRAFKHAVPNSQLHEITSIDDTVAFYQKPVDTTLPLEALKTVDLPENLFIQHEYIRFHPETDTMFGGKSAFPKSSTVVTGLKYKDKYRGHAAKKCWP